In Xanthomonas campestris pv. phormiicola, the DNA window CGTCGCGCTGCAGCAGCGCGGCGATCTCGCGCAGGCCGCTGAGGTGGCCTGCGCCATCGTCATGGTCGGCGATGCGTCCGGCCGGCAGCGACAGGGTCAGGTGCGCGCGCCCGTCCTCGCCTTCGCTCCAGCCGTAGCGGTCGCCGTTGTGCTCGAACGCGAACGCGTGGGTCGGCTGCAGCGCGATGCCGGCACGGCGCTGGATCTCGGCGACGATGGTGTCCAGCCCGTGGTCGTCGATGGTGTACTTGAAGCGCGCGCGCTTGCGCACGGTGCGGTTGCCGAGATCGCGCTGGGTGGTGACCACCGCGGTGGCGACATCGAGCAGCTGCTCGCGCGCGATGAAGCCGATCACGTTGGCCACGCGCGGATAGGTCTCGGCGTCGCCATGGCTGGCGCCCATGCCGCCGCCGATGCTGACGTTGTAGCCGGCCAGTTCGCCGTCCGCGCCGAGCACGCCGATGAAGCCCAGGTCGTTGGCGAACACGTCCACGTCGTTGACCGGCGGCAGCGCGAAGCCGATCTTGAACTTGCGCGGCAGGTAGGTGTCGCCGTAGATCGGCTCCTGTTCCTGGCCGCTGCCGACGATCTGCTCCTCGTCCAGCCAGATCTCGTAGTAGGCGCGGGTATTGGGCAGCAGGTGTTCGGACACGCGCGCCGCATCGGCATACAGCGTGGCGTGCGCGCGCGAGGCCAGCGGGTTGGCGGCGACCTGCACGTTGCGGTTGACGTCGCCGCAGGCGGCCAGGGTATCGATCAGCGCGGCGTTGATCGCCTGCATCGTCGCCTTCAGCTCGCGCTTGATCACCCCATGGAACTGGAACGCCTGGCGCGTGGTGACGCGCAGCGAGTGGTTGCCGTAGGTGGTGGCGATGGCGTCGAGCTTGCGCCACTGCTCCGGGGTGATCACCCCGCCCGGCGTGCGCGTGCGGATCATGAACTGGTAGGCCGGTTCGAGCTTCTGCCGGCGGCGCTCGTCGCGCAGGTCGCGATCGTCCTGCTGGTAGCTGCCGTGGTACTTGATCAGCGTCTGGTCGTCCTCGCGCAGCGCGCCGGTGACCGGGTCGGCCAGGCTCTGCAGCAGCGACCCGCGCAGGCGGCGGCTTTCGGCCTTGATGTCTTCGACGGAGTGGCTCATTTGCGGGACTCGGGACTCGGGACTGGGGACTCGGAAACGCGCACGATCGCGCACTGAGGCTTCACCGGCTTCCGTTCTTCGAGTCCCGGGTCCCGAGTCCCTTGTCCCGGCTTCTCAATAGACGTCGCGCGCATACCGTCCCTCCCGCTGCAGCGCCGTGAGGTAGGCGGCCGCGTCCTCGGCGCTGTGCGCGCCGTGCTCGGCCACGATCTGCTGCAGCGTGGCGTGCACGTCCTTGCCCATGCCGATCGCGCCGCACACGTACAGGTGCGCGCCGTTCTGCAGCCAGTCGTAGACCTCGCGGCCGTGTTCGCGCAGGCGCTGCTGCACGTACACCTTGTCCTGCACGTCGCCGTCGCGCAGCGGCTGCACGTCGCGCGAGAACGCCAGCTCCAGGCGCTGCAGTTCGCCGCTGCGCAGCGCCTGTTGCCATTCGGCCTGGTACAGGAAGTCCTGGTTGAAATGGCGGGCGCCGAAGAACAGCCAGTTGCGGCCGCCGGCGCCGCTCTCGGCGCGTTCCTGCACGAAGCCGCGGAACGGCGCCACGCCGGTGCCGGGACCGATCATCAGGATGTCGCGGCTGGCGTCGGCCGGGACCCGGAAGCGTTCGTTGGGTTCGATGTAGACCGGGGCGCTGTCGCCTTCGGCCAGGGCGGCCAGATAGCCGCTGGCCGCGCCGCCATGGGCGTGGCCGTGCGCCTGGTAGGCCAGCACGTCGACGGTGAGGTGGACTTCGTCGCCGACCCGCTTGCGGCTGGAGGCGATCGAGTACAGGCGCGGGGCCAGGGGCCGCAGTGCGTCGAGCAGCGCGCTGTGGTCCCAATCCGCCGGCCAGCGTCGCAGCACGTCGATCACCTGGTGATCGGCCAGCAACGCCGCCAGACCGGCGGTCTGGGTAGGGTCGAGCAGCTGTTCCAGCGCCGGGGCGGCTGAGCGGCGGGCGACCGCGGCCAGGAACGGCCGCGATGCCCGGGTCAGTTCGCGATGCGCGGCGAGCCACTCGTGCAAGGGCAGAGTCTGCGCACCGACGGTGACGTCGGCATGACCGTCCAGTCGCGTCGCCGTCAATACCGCCTCGACCAGCGCCGGCGGATTGCGATGGCGGATGCCCAGCGCGTCGCCGGGTTCGTAGTGCAGGCCGCTGCCGGCCAGCGACAGTTCCAGGTGGCGCACGTCCTTGTCGGCCTGGCCATGTGCGGCATAGCGCGGCCCCTTGAAGTCGCGGCCGCTGATGCGCTGGTTGGCCAGCACCTCGGCGGCGAACGGGCGCTCGTGGCTCCACGCCGCCGCGGCGGTACTGCGCAGCGGGGTCACCGTCGCCGACGGCGCGGCCGCGCTCTTCAGCAGCTCGCGCGCCTGCGCCAGCGCCTGCGCGCGCCACGGCGTGGCCACGGTGTCGATGTCCAGGTCGGCCTCGCCCAGCGGGACCACGCGCTGCGCGCCGAGTTCGGCCAGGCGCGCATCGATGCGCTTGCCGATGCCGCAGAAGTCGGCGTAGCTGGAATCGCCCAGGCCGAGCACCGCGTACTTCAGTTCCGGCAGCTTGGGCGCGCGGCGGCCCTGCAGGAATTCGACCAGGCCGATCGCGTCGTCCGGCGGATCGCCTTCGCCCTGGGTGCTGATGACCACGTACAGCAGGCGCTCGCTGGCCAGCTCGCGGGTCGGGTAGGCATCGGCGCGCAGCACGCGGACGGTCAGCCCGGCGGCCTCGGCCTCGGCCGCCAGTTGCTCGGCGGCGCGGCGGGCGTTGCCGGTCTGGCTGCCGTAGACCACGCTCAGCCGCTGCGCGCCCTGGCTGGCCGCGGCACCGCCCGGCAGCACCGCCAGCGACGGCGGCGCATGGCCCTGGCCCTGGGCCAGGCCGGCGGCATAGCCGGACAGCCACCACAGGCTGGCCGCATCCAGCCCCTCCACCGTCCGCGCCAGCAGCGCCTTGCGCTCGTCGGGCAAGGGGCTGGGCGGCAACGCGGGCGAGGCGGCGGTCATGGCCGGTCCGGGTGGGAAGAAGGGATGACCGATGTTAGGGATTCGTTGCGCGGCGCAGAAAGGAGCAGGGGTTATCGGCTTATGCCCCCCGCTTATTTCAGTGCCTGCCAGGCGCATCACACACTGCCGGCCCCGGTCGCCCCAGGCGCCGCGGCCGCTGCTACCCTCTGTACGCACCCCTTCCCAACGAGCCCTGCGTTGTCCCTGATGCGTTCTTCCGCCCTGTCCCACCTCGACCGGCTCGAGGCCGAAAGCATCCACATCCTGCGCGAGGTGGCCGCCGAGTTCCGCAACCCGGTACTGCTGTATTCGGTCGGCAAGGACAGCTCGGTGCTGCTGCACCTGCTGCTGAAGGCGTTCGCGCCGGCGCCGCCGCCGATCCCGCTGCTGCACGTGGACACGCGCTGGAAGTTCCGCGAGATGATCGCGTTCCGCGACCGCCGCGCTGCCGAGACCGGGGTGGACCTGCGCGTGCACATCAACCCCGACGGCATCGCCCAGGACATCGGCCCGTTCACGCACGGCGCGACCGTGCATACCGACGTGATGAAGACCCAGGGCCTGAAGCAGGCGCTGGACCAGGGCAGGTTCGACGCGGCGATCGGCGGCGCGCGCCGCGACGAGGAGAAGGCGCGGGCCAAGGAGCGGGTGTTCTCGTTCCGCAACGACAAGCATCGCTGGGACCCGAAGAACCAGCGCCCCGAGCTGTGGAACGTGTACAACGCGCGGGTCCATGCCGGCGAGAGCGTGCGCGTGTTCCCGCTGTCCAACTGGACCGAGCTGGATATCTGGCTGTACATCTACCGCGAAGCGATTCCGGTGGTGCCGCTGTATTTCGCCGCCGAACGCCCGGTGGTGGAGCGCGACGGCGCGCTGATCCTGGTGGACGACGCGCGGCTGCCGCTGCGCGACGGCGAAGTGCCGCAGCGGCGACAGGTGCGCTTCCGTACCCTGGGCTGCTATCCGCTGACCGGCGCGGTCGCGTCGCAGGCCGACACGCTGGAAAAGATCATCGCCGAGATGCTGCTGACCACCACCTCGGAGCGGCAGGGGCGGGTGATCGATCAGGATCCGGGCGCCTCGATGGAGAAGAAGAAACTCGAGGGATATTTCTGATGGCTATCAAGACGGGACTCGGGACTCGGGACTCGGGACTCGAAAAAGCACCGGAACTTGTGACCCCAGATTCGGCCGTTGGGCGACTGTCTGCGTCCGACGCGGACCCGCAGTTCGCTGCCTCGTCCGAGTCCCGAGTCCCGAGTCGCGCGTCCCGCAGCGGCGACGCGGTCGCCGCCTACCTGCAGCAGCACGAACACAAGCCGCTGCTGCGCTTCATCACCTGCGGCAGCGTCGACGACGGCAAGAGCACCCTGATCGGGCGCCTGCTGTACGACAGCAAGCGCCTGTTCGACGACCAGCTCGCCGCGCTCAGCGCCGACAGCAAGCGCCACGGCACCCGCGGCGGCGAGATCGACTACGCGCTGCTGCTCGACGGCCTGGCCGCCGAGCGCGAGCAGGGCATCACCATCGATGTGGCCTACCGCTACTTCGATACCGACAAGCGCAAGTTCATCGTCGCCGATTGCCCCGGCCACGAGCAGTACACCCGCAACATGGCCACCGGCGCCTCCACCGCCGACGTGGCGGTGGTGCTGGTCGATGCGCGCAAGGGCCTGCTGACCCAGACCCACCGCCACAGCTACATCGTCTCGCTGCTCGGCATCCGCCACGTGGTGCTGGCGGTCAACAAGATGGACCTGGTCGATTTCGACCAGGCCAGCTTCGATGCGATCGTCGCCAGCTACCGCGCGCTGGCCGCGCAACTGGGCATCGCGCAGGTGCAGTGCATCCCGCTGTCGGCGCTGGACGGCGACAACCTGTCGCAGCGGTCCGCGCGCACGCCCTGGTATGGCGGCCCGGCCTTGCTCGAATACCTGGAAGGCCTGGACCTGGCCGCGCGCGACGCCGACAGCGGCCTGCGCCTGCCGGTGCAGTGGGTCAATCGCCCGAACCAGCAGTTCCGCGGTTTCGCCGGCACGCTCGCGGCCGGCCAGGTGCGGCCGGGCGATGCGGTGGTGGTGCTGCCGTCGGCGCGCCGCTCCACCGTCGCACGGGTGCTCGACGGCACTGGCGACGTGGACCGGGCCGTGGCCGGGCAGGCGGTGACGCTGACCCTGGCCGACGAGATCGACATCAGCCGCGGCGACGTGATCGCCGCCGCCGACGACCCGCCGGAGGTGGCCGACCAGTTCGCCGCGCACGTGCTGTGGATGGACGATGCCGCACTGCTGCCGGGGCGCCCGTACTGGCTGAAGATCGGCACACGCACGGTGTCGGCCAGCGTCAGCGAGATCAAGCACCGCATCGACGTGAACACCCAGGAGCGGCTGGCGGCCAAGCGCCTGGAATTGAACGAGGTCGGCTACTGCAACCTGGCGCTGGACGAGTCGATCGCATTCGAGCCGTACGCGCGCAACCGCGCGCTCGGCGGCTTCATCCTGATCGACCGGCAGAGCAACGCCACCGTCGCCGCCGGCACGCTGGATTTCGCGCTGCGCCGCGCCGGCAACGTGCACTGGCAGCACCTGGACGTGGACCGCGCCGCACGCGCGCGGATCAAGGGTCAGGCGCCGAAGGTGCTGTGGTTCACCGGCCTGTCCGGCGCCGGCAAGTCCACCGTCGCCAATCTGGTCGACAAGCGCCTGCATGCGCTCGGCTATCACACCTTCATCCTCGACGGCGACAACGTGCGGCACGGGCTGAACCGCGACCTGGGCTTCACCGACGAGGACCGGGTGGAGAACATCCGCCGCGTCGCCGAGGTGGCGCGCCTGATGGC includes these proteins:
- the cysI gene encoding assimilatory sulfite reductase (NADPH) hemoprotein subunit, which gives rise to MSHSVEDIKAESRRLRGSLLQSLADPVTGALREDDQTLIKYHGSYQQDDRDLRDERRRQKLEPAYQFMIRTRTPGGVITPEQWRKLDAIATTYGNHSLRVTTRQAFQFHGVIKRELKATMQAINAALIDTLAACGDVNRNVQVAANPLASRAHATLYADAARVSEHLLPNTRAYYEIWLDEEQIVGSGQEQEPIYGDTYLPRKFKIGFALPPVNDVDVFANDLGFIGVLGADGELAGYNVSIGGGMGASHGDAETYPRVANVIGFIAREQLLDVATAVVTTQRDLGNRTVRKRARFKYTIDDHGLDTIVAEIQRRAGIALQPTHAFAFEHNGDRYGWSEGEDGRAHLTLSLPAGRIADHDDGAGHLSGLREIAALLQRDGDGAHFRMTSNQNLVIAGIPAAQREAIDTLVRAHALDAGNQARTALARAAMACVALPTCGLAMAEAERYLPTFADKLEPLLDRHGLREAPILLRISGCPNGCSRPYLAEIALVGKAPGRYNLMLGGDHRGQRLNTLYRENISEPEILDALDPLFARYAGERDAGEGFGDFLHRSGLVDLPAYPTHRHLIASELHA
- a CDS encoding assimilatory sulfite reductase (NADPH) flavoprotein subunit, whose product is MTAASPALPPSPLPDERKALLARTVEGLDAASLWWLSGYAAGLAQGQGHAPPSLAVLPGGAAASQGAQRLSVVYGSQTGNARRAAEQLAAEAEAAGLTVRVLRADAYPTRELASERLLYVVISTQGEGDPPDDAIGLVEFLQGRRAPKLPELKYAVLGLGDSSYADFCGIGKRIDARLAELGAQRVVPLGEADLDIDTVATPWRAQALAQARELLKSAAAPSATVTPLRSTAAAAWSHERPFAAEVLANQRISGRDFKGPRYAAHGQADKDVRHLELSLAGSGLHYEPGDALGIRHRNPPALVEAVLTATRLDGHADVTVGAQTLPLHEWLAAHRELTRASRPFLAAVARRSAAPALEQLLDPTQTAGLAALLADHQVIDVLRRWPADWDHSALLDALRPLAPRLYSIASSRKRVGDEVHLTVDVLAYQAHGHAHGGAASGYLAALAEGDSAPVYIEPNERFRVPADASRDILMIGPGTGVAPFRGFVQERAESGAGGRNWLFFGARHFNQDFLYQAEWQQALRSGELQRLELAFSRDVQPLRDGDVQDKVYVQQRLREHGREVYDWLQNGAHLYVCGAIGMGKDVHATLQQIVAEHGAHSAEDAAAYLTALQREGRYARDVY
- the cysN gene encoding sulfate adenylyltransferase subunit CysN, translated to MAIKTGLGTRDSGLEKAPELVTPDSAVGRLSASDADPQFAASSESRVPSRASRSGDAVAAYLQQHEHKPLLRFITCGSVDDGKSTLIGRLLYDSKRLFDDQLAALSADSKRHGTRGGEIDYALLLDGLAAEREQGITIDVAYRYFDTDKRKFIVADCPGHEQYTRNMATGASTADVAVVLVDARKGLLTQTHRHSYIVSLLGIRHVVLAVNKMDLVDFDQASFDAIVASYRALAAQLGIAQVQCIPLSALDGDNLSQRSARTPWYGGPALLEYLEGLDLAARDADSGLRLPVQWVNRPNQQFRGFAGTLAAGQVRPGDAVVVLPSARRSTVARVLDGTGDVDRAVAGQAVTLTLADEIDISRGDVIAAADDPPEVADQFAAHVLWMDDAALLPGRPYWLKIGTRTVSASVSEIKHRIDVNTQERLAAKRLELNEVGYCNLALDESIAFEPYARNRALGGFILIDRQSNATVAAGTLDFALRRAGNVHWQHLDVDRAARARIKGQAPKVLWFTGLSGAGKSTVANLVDKRLHALGYHTFILDGDNVRHGLNRDLGFTDEDRVENIRRVAEVARLMADAGLIVLVSFISPFRAERRMARERFAEGDFVEVFVDVPLHVAEARDVKGLYAKARAGQIPNFTGIDSPYEAPEQPELHLRADGDNAEALAAQVLAWLDAHD
- the cysD gene encoding sulfate adenylyltransferase subunit CysD, whose translation is MRSSALSHLDRLEAESIHILREVAAEFRNPVLLYSVGKDSSVLLHLLLKAFAPAPPPIPLLHVDTRWKFREMIAFRDRRAAETGVDLRVHINPDGIAQDIGPFTHGATVHTDVMKTQGLKQALDQGRFDAAIGGARRDEEKARAKERVFSFRNDKHRWDPKNQRPELWNVYNARVHAGESVRVFPLSNWTELDIWLYIYREAIPVVPLYFAAERPVVERDGALILVDDARLPLRDGEVPQRRQVRFRTLGCYPLTGAVASQADTLEKIIAEMLLTTTSERQGRVIDQDPGASMEKKKLEGYF